The following proteins come from a genomic window of Dermacentor albipictus isolate Rhodes 1998 colony chromosome 8, USDA_Dalb.pri_finalv2, whole genome shotgun sequence:
- the LOC139049115 gene encoding uncharacterized protein isoform X1 has protein sequence MYYAIPTPLERLGPNDIELLVPGIDPTVSCSAKHGGSGDPSCCHLLEKLWAWNLVLWDIGLQLRELTAPGELSLVRIGRSGSRQHQLRGRDARLVFQVLLVRHRCVVSVDLDEAVLEGGGLGEYRERIVRALWQNDSLKTVTFGSLFPDYRCIRDELFEAVASMTHLRELVISVSAVVPPVLLDALCSLLTATSSLTTLSIKGLVFDAEGAMRLLDALWFNDTIVELSVHESILHSHLPDEEPRFNCHLAATTLLRSLTIEGARSNPQKLTPMLPALVVRGEFRKLKLVGFLLDNDSVWVITRLVSWEGGLLKELDVSGCRWAADAVPRRLDDAGRLESEPCPAFWKPACPLLQELDDTAWLEISFLALSFAELKPYDLRTLFSTACTVESLVTISVSDVALGELPELCRVIRDTGMSGRVRIEGEYLVDSAVLGALEEFPEALRHAAVSLHEQPSREAFRVTVRLLGFWYHVTTLRLLLTQEVVSDVIGIRLLSNYLSAASELRNLSLTGCSQPDLSRCLRAVNSPHTVLLDAILGNAGIRVLEVEGLRLGDDNLCFLAEEVTFSETLCEFSFSSWDSYENKMFVMMLAEDFRVNKGILRLRVSNSMGGETDEEWFAVEQALGRNMGYAICAAHFVHFDVVSARCAEAFAEVYSCSSLNERVQKLASVDEAEAASMIESILDS, from the exons ATGTACTACGCCATACCCACCCCTCTGGAACGGCTGGGTCCCAACGACATCGAGCTACTTGTCCCGGGAATAGACCCTACCGTTTCTTGCTCTGCGAAACACGGTGGCAGTGGCGACCCGTCTTGCTGTCACCTTCTCGAAAAGCTATGGGCCTGGAATCTAGTCCTCTGGGACATCGGCTTGCAGCTGCGAGAGCTCACGGCGCCGGGAGAGCTGTCCCTGGTGCGGATCGGCCGCAGCGGCAGTCGCCAGCACCAACTGCGCGGCCGCGACGCCCGCCTCGTCTTCCAAGTCCTCCTGGTGCGGCACCGTTGCGTCGTGAGCGTCGACCTCGACGAAGCAGTCCTCGAAGGCGGCGGGCTCGGCGAGTACCGGGAGCGCATCGTTCGGGCGCTTTGGCAGAACGACAGCCTGAAGACGGTGACCTTCGGCAGCCTTTTTCCCGACTACAG GTGCATTCGAGACGAGCTGTTCGAAGCGGTCGCCTCGATGACGCACCTGCGTGAACTGGTCATCTCAGTCAGCGCCGTGGTGCCTCCCGTGCTGCTAGATGCACTTTGTTCGCTTTTAACCGCTACGTCGAGCCTGACCACTCTCTCTATCAAGGGACTCGTTTTCGACGCGGAAGGTGCGATGCGCCTACTCGATGCCCTCTGGTTCAACGACACCATCGTAGAACTGTCCGTGCACGAAAGCATCCTGCATTCGCATCTCCCGGACGAAGAGCCCAGATTCAATTGTCACCTTGCCGCCACCACTCTGCTGCGCTCCCTGACCATAGAAGGGGCGCGTTCGAATCCGCAAAAGCTGACGCCCATGCTACCAGCGCTCGTGGTGCGCGGTGAGTTCCGTAAGTTGAAGCTCGTGGGCTTCCTGTTAGACAATGACAGCGTATGGGTGATCACTCGTCTCGTGTCTTGGGAGGGTGGCCTGCTGAAAGAACTCGACGTCAGCGGATGTCGCTGGGCAGCTGACGCGGTACCTCGGCGCCTTGACGACGCTGGACGACTAGAAAGCGAACCTTGTCCCGCCTTCTGGAAACCTGCCTGTCCGTTGCTTCAGGAGCTTGACGACACTGCCTGGTTGGAAATCTCGTTTCTCGCGCTTAGCTTCGCGGAACTCAAGCCATACGACCTCAGAACTCTCTTCAGCACCGCCTGCACTGTTGAATCCCTAGTGACCATCTCGGTCAGCGACGTGGCGCTAGGTGAACTGCCGGAACTTTGCCGAGTCATCAGAGACACCGGTATGAGCGGCCGAGTCCGCATAGAAGGCGAATACTTGGTCGACTCTGCGGTACTCGGCGCACTGGAGGAATTTCCGGAAGCATTACGTCACGCGGCCGTCAGCCTGCACGAGCAGCCGAGCCGGGAGGCGTTCCGAGTCACGGTTCGTCTGCTGGGCTTCTGGTATCACGTGACTACGCTCCGTCTCCTCCTAACGCAGGAAGTCGTAAGTGACGTCATCGGAATTCGCCTGTTGAGCAACTATTTGAGCGCTGCTAGCGAGCTCAGGAACCTCTCTCTGACGGGCTGTTCCCAGCCGGACCTCAGCAGGTGTCTCCGTGCAGTAAACAGCCCTCACACTGTTCTTCTCGATGCCATACTGGGAAACGCCGGCATCCGAGTGCTTGAAGTAGAGGGGCTCCGTTTAGGCGACGACAACTTGTGTTTCCTGGCCGAGGAGGTGACCTTCAGCGAGACGCTGTGCGAATTCTCCTTCTCGTCCTGGGATAGCTACGAGAACAAGATGTTCGTCATGATGCTTGCCGAAGACTTCCGCGTGAACAAGGGCATCTTGCGGTTGCGAGTCTCGAATTCTATGGGTGGCGAAACGGACGAGGAGTGGTTCGCCGTCGAACAAGCTCTCGGTCGCAACATGGGGTACGCCAtctgcgcggcgcacttcgtcCACTTTGACGTAGTCTCGGCGCGATGCGCTGAAGCCTTTGCGGAAGTGTACAGCTGTTCATCCCTGAACGAGAGAGTCCAGAAGCTCGCCTCCGTGGACGAGGCCGAGGCGGCGAGCATGATTGAAAGCATCTTGGACTCGTAG
- the LOC139049115 gene encoding uncharacterized protein isoform X2, with the protein MTHLRELVISVSAVVPPVLLDALCSLLTATSSLTTLSIKGLVFDAEGAMRLLDALWFNDTIVELSVHESILHSHLPDEEPRFNCHLAATTLLRSLTIEGARSNPQKLTPMLPALVVRGEFRKLKLVGFLLDNDSVWVITRLVSWEGGLLKELDVSGCRWAADAVPRRLDDAGRLESEPCPAFWKPACPLLQELDDTAWLEISFLALSFAELKPYDLRTLFSTACTVESLVTISVSDVALGELPELCRVIRDTGMSGRVRIEGEYLVDSAVLGALEEFPEALRHAAVSLHEQPSREAFRVTVRLLGFWYHVTTLRLLLTQEVVSDVIGIRLLSNYLSAASELRNLSLTGCSQPDLSRCLRAVNSPHTVLLDAILGNAGIRVLEVEGLRLGDDNLCFLAEEVTFSETLCEFSFSSWDSYENKMFVMMLAEDFRVNKGILRLRVSNSMGGETDEEWFAVEQALGRNMGYAICAAHFVHFDVVSARCAEAFAEVYSCSSLNERVQKLASVDEAEAASMIESILDS; encoded by the coding sequence ATGACGCACCTGCGTGAACTGGTCATCTCAGTCAGCGCCGTGGTGCCTCCCGTGCTGCTAGATGCACTTTGTTCGCTTTTAACCGCTACGTCGAGCCTGACCACTCTCTCTATCAAGGGACTCGTTTTCGACGCGGAAGGTGCGATGCGCCTACTCGATGCCCTCTGGTTCAACGACACCATCGTAGAACTGTCCGTGCACGAAAGCATCCTGCATTCGCATCTCCCGGACGAAGAGCCCAGATTCAATTGTCACCTTGCCGCCACCACTCTGCTGCGCTCCCTGACCATAGAAGGGGCGCGTTCGAATCCGCAAAAGCTGACGCCCATGCTACCAGCGCTCGTGGTGCGCGGTGAGTTCCGTAAGTTGAAGCTCGTGGGCTTCCTGTTAGACAATGACAGCGTATGGGTGATCACTCGTCTCGTGTCTTGGGAGGGTGGCCTGCTGAAAGAACTCGACGTCAGCGGATGTCGCTGGGCAGCTGACGCGGTACCTCGGCGCCTTGACGACGCTGGACGACTAGAAAGCGAACCTTGTCCCGCCTTCTGGAAACCTGCCTGTCCGTTGCTTCAGGAGCTTGACGACACTGCCTGGTTGGAAATCTCGTTTCTCGCGCTTAGCTTCGCGGAACTCAAGCCATACGACCTCAGAACTCTCTTCAGCACCGCCTGCACTGTTGAATCCCTAGTGACCATCTCGGTCAGCGACGTGGCGCTAGGTGAACTGCCGGAACTTTGCCGAGTCATCAGAGACACCGGTATGAGCGGCCGAGTCCGCATAGAAGGCGAATACTTGGTCGACTCTGCGGTACTCGGCGCACTGGAGGAATTTCCGGAAGCATTACGTCACGCGGCCGTCAGCCTGCACGAGCAGCCGAGCCGGGAGGCGTTCCGAGTCACGGTTCGTCTGCTGGGCTTCTGGTATCACGTGACTACGCTCCGTCTCCTCCTAACGCAGGAAGTCGTAAGTGACGTCATCGGAATTCGCCTGTTGAGCAACTATTTGAGCGCTGCTAGCGAGCTCAGGAACCTCTCTCTGACGGGCTGTTCCCAGCCGGACCTCAGCAGGTGTCTCCGTGCAGTAAACAGCCCTCACACTGTTCTTCTCGATGCCATACTGGGAAACGCCGGCATCCGAGTGCTTGAAGTAGAGGGGCTCCGTTTAGGCGACGACAACTTGTGTTTCCTGGCCGAGGAGGTGACCTTCAGCGAGACGCTGTGCGAATTCTCCTTCTCGTCCTGGGATAGCTACGAGAACAAGATGTTCGTCATGATGCTTGCCGAAGACTTCCGCGTGAACAAGGGCATCTTGCGGTTGCGAGTCTCGAATTCTATGGGTGGCGAAACGGACGAGGAGTGGTTCGCCGTCGAACAAGCTCTCGGTCGCAACATGGGGTACGCCAtctgcgcggcgcacttcgtcCACTTTGACGTAGTCTCGGCGCGATGCGCTGAAGCCTTTGCGGAAGTGTACAGCTGTTCATCCCTGAACGAGAGAGTCCAGAAGCTCGCCTCCGTGGACGAGGCCGAGGCGGCGAGCATGATTGAAAGCATCTTGGACTCGTAG